The Niabella beijingensis genomic interval ATGGTCGGTAACAAAATTGATCAGGTAGCTGAACACACCGGTCTGCGCCGCCACATAGCAGGCCTGAGCGATAAACCCCAGCACAAAATGCCGGTTCTCCCACAGGGGTTTCCTGGAAATATATCTTGGATCTGCCGGATCGGACACTTCCATATCCGCTCCGGGAGTTGCAGAAATACCATGTCCGCCATGCGCGGCGTTTTCATCCTCCTCCGTAATTTCGGGCAGCTTCAGCCGCATAAAAATAAAGGCCACAATCAATACTGCCAGTCCAATAATCGCAAAAGGCAGCACGATCGACATCATCTTCTCCCCTTCCACATGACTTTGATTGCCGTAAACATATAAGGCGATGAGCGGGCCCACTACCCAGGCAAGTCCGTTGAAGGATTGCGAGAAATTGATCCGTCGTTCAGCGGTCTCGGGGGGACCCAGTTTGGTGGTATAGGGATTCGCCGCTGTTTCGAGCGTGGTTAAACCTGCACCGATCACCAGGAGGCAGATCAGGAATAATATAAACGATTGCAAAGGGGCGGTTGCCGCAGCAAGCAGCGCTCCTGCTGCAAAAAGAATCAATCCAAAGATCACCCCTTTCTTATACCCGTATTTTTTCATGAACAAACCAGCGGGTATCGCCATGCCGAAATAGGCACCATACAGCGAGAACTGGATAAAACTGGACTGCCATTTTTTCAAATGCAGCATTTCCTGGAAGTTCTTATCCAGTGTATCCAGCATACCATGTGCCACGCCCCAAAGAAAAAATAATGCGCTGATCGCCGCAAACGGCGCAACATAATTAACTCCGTCCCTGATAAAAAGTGATTTCTTTTTGCTCATATTAAATAGGTAGATTGAATGAAACTTTTTTTTTATACCGTGACGAACTTTTATCAAAAAACGGAACAGCAGGTGTACCGGACGCAGCAACCGGAACAATAAACGGTATAGCGCAGTTGAAGCCGACTGGCACCGGCAGCAAGAAAGTTATTCCATTTTTCATTGACATTCCCGATCGTTCTTTTAAAAGTTTATCAGCCGGTAAAATACATATTTTTTGCAGAAACCCTACTTCAGGAACAATATCGGATACAAAAAGGTGAATATTGTTTACTCCCCCAAGCCACACTTCTACCGGTACAGCGGGCCGTACACCGCGCAGGCCCTGTAATCAGATCCTTCAGGATCCATTCCGTAGGCGCCCCATGCGGAAGGACGGAAGATCTTCTCTTCCGCAACATTGTGCATAGCCACCGGTATGCGCAACATGGACGCTAAGGTGATCAGCTGATCGCCGATATGCCCGTAACTGATGGCACCGTGGTTGGCCCCCCAGTTGGCCATTACTGCATAAACATCCTTAAAAGGGCCGCTGCCCGTAAGGTTGGGCACAAACCAGGTGGTTGGCCAGATCCGGTCGGTACGTTCATTCAAAATATCATGCACCTGTGTAGGCAGGTCGATCGTATACCCTTCTGCGATCTGCAATACCGGCCCCTGCCCTTTTATCAAATTCAGCCGGCACATGGTTACCGGCATATCTCCTTTTGTAAGAAAGGTAGAGGAATAACCGCCACCCCGCATATAATCGCGGTTGGAGGGGCTCCAGGTAGTAGCTGCCAGACAAGCGGCTGCTTCCTTTTCGCTGATCTCCCAGTAAGGTTTCATGACAGGTTTGCCATTCCTGCTTTGCCGTCCTGTTCCATCCAGTGTGGCGGAGCCGGAATTGATCAGATGGATAAACCCGTTTTCCGCTCTTCCTTCGGGCTTCCATCCGGATACCCGCTCGGTAGCCTGCGGACTCCAGTAAGTACGCACATCCGCAAAGATCTGCGCCGTATTGGTAAGCAGGTAATTGAACAGCATCGATACCCCGTTGTAGCAATCGTTTTCGGTAGCCACCATATAGGGATTGCGGATGCCGTTCCAGTCGAATGAGGAATTGAGCAACGCTTCCGAAAAATCGCCATCGGGCAGGAAGTCGGTCCACTGCCGCTGTCCCTGGAAACCGGAGACCAGCGCCTGATGTCCCTGGGCTTCTTCTGCAAATCCCATGGTTTTCAGCCGGGGATTACCGATCATCAGGTCACGGATGATCATGGTCATCTTTACCACAAACTCCCAGTCCTTATCTTTTTCCCTGCGGCTCTTTATCTTTTCCTTACGATTGTAGTCCTTCCCTTCCCTGCAGTTCTTCTTCACCCAGCTGATCGCTTTTTTAAACTCTGCAGCATCAAAGATATTCAGCTGGATCCGTCTCAGGATCTCAGAAGAATCCACGTACTCGTTGCGCATCCCCAGGTATTCCTGGAAGAACTGCGGATCCACGATCGAGCCGGCGATCCCCATCGAAACAGATCCGATTGCCAGATAGGACTGGCCCTTCATCAGCGCCACTACCAGTCCGGCCTTTGCGAACTGCAATAATTTTTCCTGTACATCACCAGGTATGGAAGTATCTCCCATATCCTGCACATCCTGCCCGTAAATCCCGAAGCAGGGCAGTCCTTTCTGATTATGCGCCGCCAGTGTTGCTGCCAGGTATACCGCACCGGGCCGCTCTGTACCGTTGAAGCCCCAGATCGCTTTGGGAATGTCCGGGTTCATATCCATTGTTTCCGAGCCATAACACCAGCAAGGTGTTACCGACAGCGAAAGCCCTACATTAGCAGCTGCAAATTTTGTTGCGCAATCCGCAGCTTCCTTTACCCCACCGATACAGGTATCAGCGATGATACACTCCACGGGCGTACCGTCCGGATATTTCAGTTGCTTCGAATAGAATGCAGCCACCGCTTTTGCCATTCCCATCGTGGTTGCTTCCAGCGATTCCCTGATCCCTCCCAGCCGGCCGTCAATGATCGGACGGATACCGATGCGGGGGTACTGATTCTTTTTTGATTTATCTTTTACTCGCATAGTTTATTTTTAAAAACATTCTTTCTGCACTGCAGCTGATTACTGTATTATTTAAAAGCTTTCGCGATCTCATCCACAGAAACGCCCAGCACCTTCTGAGCGATGCTGTTCAACCCTTCTTTCGCTCCGGTAAAATGATACACATTATGGCGATGCGTAAGGGCCGTGCCCGGTTTCAGAAATGCCGCAGGAGATACACTCTCGATCTCATAGAACGGCCCCATTTGTTTGCCATCGGCCAGGGGGCCGTCATTATAAGCATTCATCGCATCCCCGCTGAACGGAGGGCGGTCGGTACGCCATTCCTGGTTGAGGTATTTGCCGGCCGGGTCGATATCGTACCTTACAATGGTCAGCACATTACCAATGGCATCATAACTGCCCGCTACATTTTTTACACGGCCCGGCGGAATGCCCAGTTTGCCCCTGGACTTACCATCTGCTTTAAAAAACAGCAGCCCGTTGGAAAAA includes:
- a CDS encoding sugar MFS transporter, which encodes MSKKKSLFIRDGVNYVAPFAAISALFFLWGVAHGMLDTLDKNFQEMLHLKKWQSSFIQFSLYGAYFGMAIPAGLFMKKYGYKKGVIFGLILFAAGALLAAATAPLQSFILFLICLLVIGAGLTTLETAANPYTTKLGPPETAERRINFSQSFNGLAWVVGPLIALYVYGNQSHVEGEKMMSIVLPFAIIGLAVLIVAFIFMRLKLPEITEEDENAAHGGHGISATPGADMEVSDPADPRYISRKPLWENRHFVLGFIAQACYVAAQTGVFSYLINFVTDHDMHPRFDVKYGPYFLSLGFLLFMIGRISGSALMKYFKPTRMLALYALAVCVLLPVVASEMGWASLIALYGVFFFMSIMFPTIFALAIKGLGVKTKQGASFLVMAVAGGAVFPPLMGLIADTYGMATGFFVPIPLFLFILYYAVNGYKVKA
- a CDS encoding L-fucose isomerase; amino-acid sequence: MRVKDKSKKNQYPRIGIRPIIDGRLGGIRESLEATTMGMAKAVAAFYSKQLKYPDGTPVECIIADTCIGGVKEAADCATKFAAANVGLSLSVTPCWCYGSETMDMNPDIPKAIWGFNGTERPGAVYLAATLAAHNQKGLPCFGIYGQDVQDMGDTSIPGDVQEKLLQFAKAGLVVALMKGQSYLAIGSVSMGIAGSIVDPQFFQEYLGMRNEYVDSSEILRRIQLNIFDAAEFKKAISWVKKNCREGKDYNRKEKIKSRREKDKDWEFVVKMTMIIRDLMIGNPRLKTMGFAEEAQGHQALVSGFQGQRQWTDFLPDGDFSEALLNSSFDWNGIRNPYMVATENDCYNGVSMLFNYLLTNTAQIFADVRTYWSPQATERVSGWKPEGRAENGFIHLINSGSATLDGTGRQSRNGKPVMKPYWEISEKEAAACLAATTWSPSNRDYMRGGGYSSTFLTKGDMPVTMCRLNLIKGQGPVLQIAEGYTIDLPTQVHDILNERTDRIWPTTWFVPNLTGSGPFKDVYAVMANWGANHGAISYGHIGDQLITLASMLRIPVAMHNVAEEKIFRPSAWGAYGMDPEGSDYRACAVYGPLYR